The proteins below are encoded in one region of Eubacteriales bacterium:
- a CDS encoding LL-diaminopimelate aminotransferase: MIKINENYLNLQGSYLFSNVAKRVSAFKGQHPDADIIRLGIGDVTLPLCDAVLKAMKAAVDEMGSSSTFRGYGPEQGYDFLREAIVKGDYISRGIDISADEIFVSDGAKCDVGNIQELFSADAKIAVTDPVYTVYLDTNVMAGRSGLFNDKTGCYENIEYITVSAENNFIPDLPKNNPDVIYLCYPNNPTGTVLNKDELKKWVDFARQNKALILFDAAYEAYITEPNIPKSIYEIPNAKEVAIEFKSFSKTAGFTGTRCAYTVVPKEILGYDSRGKAHSLNALWNRRHTTKFNGVSYMTQRGAEACYSKEGKKQIANEVKYYLENTKIILEGLALINIAAYGGINSPYVWLKCPKGLSSWEFFDKLLSSAYIVGTPGAGFGRAGEGYFRLTGFNTKENTLKAIERLSNLKL, from the coding sequence ATGATCAAAATTAACGAAAACTATCTAAACCTTCAGGGAAGTTACCTTTTCTCCAACGTAGCAAAAAGGGTTTCAGCGTTTAAAGGCCAGCATCCCGATGCAGATATAATACGCCTTGGTATCGGGGATGTAACATTGCCTCTTTGCGATGCGGTTTTAAAAGCAATGAAGGCAGCTGTAGATGAAATGGGTTCTTCTTCTACTTTTCGAGGCTATGGCCCTGAACAAGGGTACGATTTTTTAAGAGAAGCAATTGTAAAAGGAGATTATATATCCCGTGGTATAGATATATCAGCAGATGAAATCTTTGTATCAGACGGTGCTAAATGCGACGTAGGGAATATTCAGGAACTATTCAGCGCTGACGCTAAAATAGCAGTAACAGACCCGGTTTATACGGTATATTTAGATACCAATGTAATGGCTGGCAGAAGCGGGCTTTTCAACGATAAAACAGGCTGCTATGAAAATATAGAATATATAACGGTATCGGCTGAAAATAACTTTATACCAGACCTTCCTAAAAACAATCCAGACGTTATTTACCTATGCTATCCCAACAACCCGACAGGCACTGTTTTAAATAAGGACGAGCTTAAAAAATGGGTGGACTTCGCAAGGCAAAATAAAGCGCTCATATTATTTGATGCCGCTTATGAAGCATATATAACGGAGCCGAATATTCCAAAAAGCATATATGAAATCCCAAATGCCAAGGAAGTCGCTATAGAATTTAAGTCTTTTTCAAAAACAGCGGGATTTACTGGTACCAGATGTGCATACACTGTCGTTCCAAAAGAAATTTTGGGATATGACAGCCGCGGCAAAGCACATTCCTTAAATGCTCTTTGGAACCGCAGGCATACGACTAAATTCAACGGCGTATCGTATATGACACAGAGGGGTGCCGAGGCTTGCTACTCAAAAGAAGGAAAAAAACAAATAGCAAATGAAGTAAAGTACTATCTTGAAAATACAAAGATAATTTTAGAAGGGTTAGCTTTAATAAACATAGCTGCTTACGGCGGTATAAACTCGCCTTATGTATGGCTTAAATGCCCTAAAGGCCTTTCCTCTTGGGAATTTTTCGATAAGCTTTTATCCTCCGCCTATATAGTCGGAACTCCTGGTGCAGGGTTCGGACGTGCTGGAGAAGGATACTTTAGATTAACCGGATTTAATACAAAAGAAAATACTTTAAAGGCTATTGAAAGGCTGTCCAATTTAAAACTTTAA
- a CDS encoding peptidoglycan-binding protein — protein sequence MNRYMKKIKLKYKNILKNIARRLKQRELKRQNKANIKSKRRVTKKTNFILKTTISKTKNAFSLFAAKIKNIIKLLAIKLKLKGRSVQEEGSEQSLLRSKKFKYNFNSWIRSKRGLISIGVAVLIIVTPIVMVYAFGNKNGEDQAATSSTDDTQDTASNEITLNDMFYGVDTLSVISTAVEIDREDIKPGITSPYVAELQEKLMELGYMEPDEPTEYYGPVTKQSVILFQREHDLTMDGCAGEKTWEILLSGNAKPYTVSIGDQGTDVSELQSRLRELGYMDTVNGNFGTETETAVKNFQEKNGLSADGKIGEQTREALYSENAKAYSISYGEESELVKTYQQRLKTLGYLTTTPDGKFGEDTVEAVKNFQSDNGLIADGYIGPTTKELLMSDNAEANVLKLGDRGDTVTKVQKKLNSLSYLSSKNVTGYYGSITESAVKAFQKRNSLSADGKVGAKTMTALFSGSAKKASSGSSSSAASADTSKVNQLISIAKSKLNCRYVWGAKGPSTFDCSGYVYWCLNQIGLRQGYLTSYGWRSVSKYPKITSFSSIKAGDIIVFNGHVGLAIGGGKMINASSSKGKVVISSLGQTYWKTHFICAYRVL from the coding sequence ATGAATAGGTATATGAAAAAGATAAAGCTAAAATATAAGAATATTTTAAAAAATATAGCTAGACGGCTTAAGCAAAGGGAACTTAAGCGGCAAAATAAAGCTAATATTAAAAGTAAAAGAAGGGTAACTAAAAAAACCAACTTTATCTTAAAAACTACAATATCAAAAACAAAGAATGCCTTTAGTTTATTTGCGGCGAAAATAAAAAACATTATAAAATTACTGGCTATAAAACTCAAACTCAAGGGTAGAAGTGTTCAAGAAGAAGGAAGCGAACAGTCTTTACTCAGATCAAAAAAATTTAAATATAACTTTAATTCATGGATAAGAAGCAAGCGAGGGTTAATAAGCATTGGTGTAGCAGTTCTGATTATCGTTACACCGATAGTTATGGTATACGCATTCGGGAATAAAAATGGTGAGGATCAGGCTGCAACCAGTAGTACCGATGATACCCAAGATACAGCCAGTAACGAGATAACTTTAAATGATATGTTTTACGGGGTAGATACGCTTTCTGTTATAAGCACTGCTGTAGAAATAGACAGAGAAGATATAAAACCAGGTATAACATCTCCATATGTTGCTGAGTTACAGGAAAAACTGATGGAACTTGGATATATGGAACCTGATGAACCGACAGAATACTATGGTCCCGTCACCAAACAGTCAGTTATACTGTTTCAGCGTGAACACGACCTTACTATGGATGGTTGTGCCGGTGAAAAGACTTGGGAAATACTTCTTTCGGGGAATGCAAAACCCTATACAGTATCTATTGGTGATCAGGGAACAGACGTTTCAGAATTACAGAGCAGGCTAAGAGAACTTGGATATATGGATACTGTAAATGGGAACTTTGGAACGGAAACTGAGACGGCCGTAAAGAATTTCCAGGAGAAAAACGGGCTATCTGCAGATGGAAAAATAGGAGAGCAGACAAGAGAAGCGCTTTATTCGGAAAACGCTAAAGCATATTCTATTTCATATGGGGAAGAGAGCGAATTAGTAAAAACATACCAGCAGAGGCTTAAAACTTTAGGGTATTTAACGACAACGCCAGATGGTAAGTTTGGTGAAGATACAGTTGAGGCGGTTAAAAACTTCCAGTCTGATAACGGGTTGATTGCCGATGGATATATAGGGCCTACAACTAAAGAATTACTTATGTCTGATAACGCAGAAGCAAACGTACTTAAACTGGGAGACAGAGGAGATACAGTTACTAAAGTACAAAAGAAATTAAACAGCTTAAGTTATTTGAGCAGCAAAAACGTAACTGGATATTATGGGTCTATAACCGAGAGTGCAGTTAAAGCATTCCAGAAGAGAAATTCACTTAGTGCAGACGGAAAAGTTGGCGCAAAAACTATGACAGCGCTGTTCTCTGGTTCAGCCAAGAAGGCTTCTTCAGGAAGTTCGTCTTCAGCCGCATCTGCTGATACATCTAAGGTAAATCAGTTAATAAGCATCGCAAAGTCCAAACTTAATTGCAGATATGTTTGGGGTGCAAAGGGACCAAGTACATTTGACTGCTCCGGATATGTATACTGGTGCTTAAATCAAATAGGATTAAGACAAGGATATTTAACTTCTTATGGATGGAGAAGCGTATCAAAGTATCCTAAGATTACTAGCTTTAGCAGTATAAAAGCTGGAGACATAATAGTCTTTAACGGCCACGTTGGCCTGGCAATCGGCGGAGGGAAGATGATTAATGCATCGTCTAGCAAAGGCAAGGTGGTAATCTCATCCCTTGGGCAGACATATTGGAAAACGCATTTCATTTGTGCGTACCGTGTACTGTAA
- a CDS encoding NlpC/P60 family protein — MEKEKRLNTAKFTQRIILPALVILVAIAVVTIFLFRAAKVAEYNNPLDQTKINEAIARNEGLSVKRQALVDAAVSLVGKVNYFWGGKSDAIGWDDEWGTLKEVDSQGSDTTGSMRPYGLDCSGYISWCYIQLGMSFREMEEKVGNGSTNQWKKSFEIELSEVEPGDLIFQYEPNSSDGNHVGICIGFNENGDPLIAHCSAQFDNVVVTTRGVIFNYARRLSFLD, encoded by the coding sequence TTGGAAAAAGAAAAAAGACTTAATACCGCAAAATTCACACAAAGAATAATACTTCCTGCATTGGTAATATTGGTTGCGATTGCAGTAGTAACTATATTTTTATTCCGTGCAGCTAAAGTTGCCGAATATAATAACCCACTTGATCAAACTAAAATAAATGAAGCAATTGCAAGAAATGAAGGCCTTTCAGTTAAAAGGCAGGCTTTAGTTGATGCGGCAGTATCCCTTGTTGGCAAAGTCAACTATTTTTGGGGCGGTAAAAGTGACGCTATCGGCTGGGATGATGAATGGGGCACACTAAAGGAAGTAGACTCTCAAGGAAGCGACACAACGGGAAGCATGCGCCCTTATGGGCTGGACTGTTCCGGATATATATCCTGGTGTTATATACAGCTTGGAATGTCTTTTAGAGAGATGGAAGAAAAAGTCGGCAACGGATCTACCAACCAATGGAAAAAGTCTTTTGAAATTGAGTTAAGCGAGGTAGAACCAGGAGATTTGATATTTCAGTATGAACCAAACAGCTCAGACGGAAACCATGTCGGTATATGTATCGGGTTTAACGAGAACGGAGACCCTCTTATCGCGCACTGTTCAGCACAATTTGACAATGTGGTTGTAACTACTAGGGGCGTCATTTTCAATTACGCAAGACGTCTATCATTTCTAGATTAA
- a CDS encoding glycerate kinase produces MKKFLLAPDSFKGTMNSIEVCRIMEKAIKKSYPDSKIQKVPISDGGEGTVDCLIEALGGKKIFTTVKGPYMNDMESFYGMLPDGRTAVIEMAACAGLPLVGEDKRVSEATTYGVGQLILKSIENGAKNIIVGLGGSATNDLGAGMAAALGVKFIREDGENFIPVGKNLSKIVRIDISGLKEKLKGIKVTAICDITNPLYGKNGAAYVFAPQKGADEEMVKFLDMQLRSAAKVINRELDIDISNMPCAGAAGGMGGGMIAFLDAKIKKGIDTILNTVDFDSLLMDTDVVITGEGTLNSQSFDGKAVVGIAERAKKYSVPVIAVVGYMDEEEKKAKAHGISAVFAINKDLRPFDEIKANAKKDLYAAMLKMLNHIGKYIN; encoded by the coding sequence ATGAAAAAGTTTTTACTGGCGCCCGATTCATTTAAAGGCACTATGAATTCTATTGAAGTATGCCGCATTATGGAGAAAGCTATAAAGAAAAGCTATCCTGATTCCAAAATTCAAAAGGTACCTATATCAGACGGAGGAGAAGGCACTGTAGATTGTTTAATAGAAGCGCTTGGCGGGAAAAAGATATTTACAACAGTAAAAGGTCCGTATATGAATGATATGGAAAGCTTTTACGGTATGCTACCAGATGGCAGGACTGCTGTAATTGAGATGGCCGCATGCGCAGGGCTGCCACTTGTAGGAGAAGATAAAAGGGTAAGTGAAGCGACGACTTACGGCGTAGGGCAGCTTATATTAAAAAGCATTGAAAATGGTGCAAAAAATATAATAGTAGGTCTTGGCGGTAGTGCGACTAATGATTTAGGGGCGGGTATGGCCGCGGCGCTGGGCGTTAAATTTATAAGAGAAGATGGAGAAAATTTTATTCCAGTTGGAAAGAATCTCTCTAAAATAGTTAGAATTGATATATCAGGCTTAAAAGAGAAGTTAAAAGGTATTAAAGTAACGGCTATATGTGACATAACCAATCCCCTTTACGGCAAGAACGGAGCGGCATATGTATTTGCCCCGCAAAAAGGTGCAGATGAAGAAATGGTTAAGTTTTTGGATATGCAGCTAAGGTCTGCGGCTAAAGTAATAAACCGGGAGCTTGATATAGATATATCAAATATGCCGTGTGCAGGTGCCGCAGGCGGTATGGGAGGCGGTATGATAGCTTTCTTAGATGCCAAAATAAAAAAGGGTATAGATACGATACTTAATACCGTTGATTTTGATTCTCTCTTAATGGATACAGATGTGGTAATAACGGGAGAAGGTACGCTTAACTCCCAGAGTTTTGACGGCAAGGCTGTTGTTGGTATTGCTGAGAGGGCAAAGAAATACTCAGTTCCCGTTATCGCTGTAGTAGGATATATGGATGAAGAAGAAAAAAAGGCAAAAGCACACGGGATTTCTGCCGTATTTGCTATAAATAAGGATTTAAGGCCGTTTGATGAAATAAAAGCAAACGCGAAAAAAGACCTTTATGCGGCAATGCTTAAAATGTTAAATCATATAGGTAAATATATAAATTAA
- a CDS encoding FAD-dependent oxidoreductase: MSKKILIVGGVAGGASTAARLRRLDESAEIILFERGEYISYANCGLPYYVGDVIKSRDSLLLQTPEKLSKKINTDIRIKQEVISIDREKKTVSVKKVDTDETYEESYDKLVLATGSSPIRPPIPGIDSDRIKTLWTIPDTDNIKQFIDEKQVKKAVVVGGGFIGLEMVENLHANGCEVTLVEMLPQVMPTLDFEMAQLLHENLRQNGVNLHLGDGVSSFKEEESFINITLSSGKEVSAELVILAIGVRPNSKLAADCGLTLNARGGIVVDEYLKTSDPDIYAVGDVIEVEDFIDKSRTMIPLAGPANKQGRICADNICGLNQKYEGTQGTSVAKVFDLTAASTGASEKLLIKRGLTYGKDYERAIVLQHSHAGYYPGATMLTMKILFSPDGSKIFGAQIVGREGVDKRIDTVATAIRLNASVIDLKELEFAYAPPYSSAKDPVNMLGFVAENIITKKVAFVKWDELKEKDENRILLDIREDMERLAYEIPGAKAIPLNQLRNRLDEVDKSKEIVVFCSMGARSYNGARVLMQNGYENVKVYPGGTMFFRSVFHDETDQIKEGGVEDMKENEQVRSGDIVTAVQVNCSGLQCPGPIMKVFETIKGIEDGQIIEVSATDPGFARDIDAWCRRTGNTLLKSEKRGNEYFVYIQKGIAKNDLAVPANVSGGNDNKTIIVFSGDLDKVIASFIIANGAAAMGRHVTMFFTFWGLNVLRKPKKQHVKKSFVESMFGGMMPRGLGKLKLSKMNMAGMGTAMMKKVMRDKNIDSLETLVKKAMDNGVKIIACTMSMDVMGIREEELINGVELGGVAAYLGDAEESNVNLFI, translated from the coding sequence ATGAGCAAAAAAATATTAATAGTCGGGGGAGTTGCAGGCGGGGCCAGTACTGCAGCAAGGCTTAGAAGGCTTGACGAATCGGCTGAGATCATTTTATTTGAAAGAGGAGAGTATATTTCTTACGCAAATTGCGGGCTTCCATATTACGTGGGCGATGTTATAAAATCAAGGGATTCTTTATTGTTACAGACACCTGAAAAATTAAGTAAGAAGATAAATACAGATATAAGAATTAAGCAGGAAGTTATTTCGATAGACAGGGAGAAAAAGACTGTTTCAGTCAAAAAGGTCGATACTGATGAAACCTATGAAGAAAGCTATGACAAATTGGTATTGGCAACAGGGTCTTCTCCTATAAGGCCGCCAATACCGGGAATAGACTCTGACCGCATTAAAACGCTTTGGACTATTCCTGATACAGATAATATTAAACAGTTTATAGACGAAAAACAGGTCAAAAAAGCTGTTGTTGTAGGTGGAGGTTTTATCGGCCTTGAGATGGTGGAAAATCTACACGCTAATGGATGCGAAGTAACTTTGGTTGAAATGCTTCCACAGGTTATGCCTACATTGGATTTTGAGATGGCGCAATTGCTTCATGAAAATTTAAGGCAAAATGGAGTTAACCTACACCTAGGAGACGGTGTTTCAAGTTTCAAAGAAGAAGAGTCTTTTATAAATATCACTCTATCAAGCGGCAAGGAAGTAAGCGCAGAACTTGTTATCCTTGCTATCGGCGTTAGGCCAAACAGTAAATTAGCTGCAGATTGCGGTCTTACACTTAATGCAAGGGGCGGCATCGTAGTAGATGAATATTTAAAAACTTCTGACCCGGATATTTATGCGGTAGGTGACGTAATTGAAGTTGAAGATTTTATAGATAAAAGCCGTACGATGATACCGTTAGCCGGCCCGGCCAATAAGCAGGGCAGGATATGCGCTGACAATATCTGCGGATTAAATCAAAAGTATGAAGGGACACAAGGGACTTCTGTAGCCAAGGTGTTTGATTTAACTGCGGCATCGACAGGGGCTAGTGAAAAATTACTGATAAAACGTGGCTTAACTTATGGTAAGGACTATGAAAGGGCAATAGTATTGCAGCATTCCCATGCAGGATATTATCCTGGAGCTACGATGCTTACGATGAAGATTTTATTTTCGCCGGACGGAAGTAAAATTTTCGGTGCACAGATAGTAGGCCGTGAAGGTGTAGATAAACGTATTGATACGGTTGCCACGGCGATTAGGTTAAATGCATCGGTCATTGATTTAAAGGAACTGGAATTTGCTTATGCGCCTCCTTATTCTTCAGCCAAAGACCCGGTAAATATGCTTGGCTTTGTAGCTGAAAATATAATTACTAAAAAAGTTGCGTTTGTTAAGTGGGATGAACTTAAGGAAAAAGACGAAAACAGAATTTTGCTTGACATTCGTGAAGATATGGAAAGGCTTGCATATGAAATTCCGGGAGCTAAAGCTATTCCACTTAATCAGTTGAGAAACAGACTTGATGAAGTAGATAAGTCAAAGGAGATCGTAGTATTTTGCTCTATGGGCGCAAGGTCGTATAATGGTGCGAGAGTCTTGATGCAAAATGGGTATGAAAACGTCAAGGTATATCCTGGCGGAACTATGTTCTTTAGGTCGGTATTCCATGATGAAACAGATCAAATCAAAGAGGGAGGCGTTGAAGATATGAAAGAAAATGAACAGGTACGTTCGGGGGATATAGTAACTGCTGTGCAGGTAAACTGCAGCGGGCTTCAGTGCCCCGGGCCAATCATGAAAGTGTTTGAGACTATAAAAGGAATTGAGGACGGGCAGATAATAGAGGTTTCGGCAACGGATCCCGGCTTTGCACGGGATATAGATGCTTGGTGCAGAAGAACAGGCAATACTTTGCTTAAATCAGAGAAACGCGGCAACGAATATTTTGTATATATACAAAAGGGAATAGCTAAAAATGATTTAGCCGTCCCCGCTAATGTTTCCGGCGGTAACGACAACAAGACTATTATAGTATTCAGCGGAGATCTAGACAAAGTAATTGCTTCCTTTATAATAGCCAATGGTGCGGCCGCTATGGGGCGCCACGTAACTATGTTCTTTACCTTCTGGGGGTTAAACGTGCTTAGAAAGCCAAAAAAGCAGCATGTTAAAAAGTCATTTGTGGAGTCTATGTTCGGCGGAATGATGCCAAGAGGCCTAGGGAAACTTAAATTATCCAAGATGAACATGGCAGGCATGGGTACTGCTATGATGAAGAAGGTCATGAGAGATAAAAATATAGATTCTTTGGAGACGCTTGTTAAAAAAGCTATGGATAACGGAGTTAAGATCATCGCCTGTACAATGTCTATGGATGTAATGGGCATCCGCGAGGAAGAACTGATAAACGGTGTTGAACTTGGCGGAGTTGCAGCCTACTTAGGAGATGCAGAAGAATCAAACGTAAACTTGTTTATATAA
- a CDS encoding sodium:solute symporter: protein MALQYIIISAYVLILLFIAIYSRKKAKTTNDFFLGGRKIGAWMSAFAYGTTYFSAVIFMGYAGNFGWKLGLSVTWIGIANAIIGTWLVWRLMARQTRSITQRLDASTMPDFFLKRYKSRGMKITAALLIFVFLVPYCASVYQGLGYFFESVLGISYEYCMVAMAVLTAIYLLAGGYIATAMTDFIQGIIMVFGIILMVVFVVSNEAVGGISAGLSKIAEIDPSLASPFGSAGNIITLVSLVLLTSLGTWGMPQMVHKFYAIRDKSAIKRGTIISTLFALLIGGSAYFVGTFGRLFLTEAPENFDTIMPAVLGAALPSAVLALILVLLLAASMSTLSSLVLVSASSISMDLVKDTFKPNMKDKSVMTLLRVLCALFVLLSLIIAIFKPAAIVTLMSYSWGALSGCFLAPFLLGVRWKGMTKAGAWAGFLTGIVVVVPLMILNVIGNILPSWMSAPAIGSMAMILSLIVTPIVSKLTKKFDEEHIVAVFGETGAAEEAI, encoded by the coding sequence ATGGCTTTACAGTACATTATTATTAGTGCATACGTTTTAATTTTATTGTTCATTGCAATTTATTCCAGAAAAAAAGCAAAAACAACTAATGATTTCTTTTTAGGCGGCCGGAAGATAGGCGCGTGGATGTCTGCTTTTGCCTACGGCACGACGTATTTTAGCGCAGTAATTTTTATGGGCTATGCCGGTAACTTTGGGTGGAAATTAGGCCTTTCCGTAACATGGATAGGAATTGCCAATGCAATCATAGGCACATGGCTGGTATGGAGGCTTATGGCAAGGCAGACCCGCAGTATTACTCAGAGGCTGGATGCCTCTACTATGCCGGATTTCTTTTTGAAGAGGTATAAATCCCGTGGGATGAAGATAACTGCGGCGCTTCTTATTTTCGTTTTTCTAGTTCCTTATTGCGCAAGCGTATATCAGGGGCTTGGATACTTTTTTGAAAGCGTTTTAGGGATAAGTTACGAATACTGCATGGTAGCCATGGCTGTTCTTACAGCAATATATCTTTTGGCAGGAGGCTATATCGCGACAGCTATGACTGATTTTATTCAGGGTATTATCATGGTTTTCGGTATTATTCTAATGGTTGTGTTTGTTGTAAGTAATGAAGCAGTCGGCGGAATTTCAGCAGGCCTTTCAAAAATTGCGGAAATCGATCCGTCTTTAGCTTCGCCGTTTGGTTCGGCCGGTAACATAATAACCCTGGTTTCGCTTGTATTACTGACTAGCCTAGGCACTTGGGGAATGCCACAGATGGTTCATAAATTTTATGCAATAAGAGATAAGAGTGCTATTAAAAGAGGAACTATAATTTCAACGCTGTTTGCATTATTAATCGGCGGTTCCGCATATTTTGTAGGAACTTTCGGGCGTTTGTTTTTAACAGAAGCACCGGAAAACTTTGACACTATCATGCCAGCAGTATTAGGCGCGGCGCTGCCTTCTGCAGTTCTTGCTTTAATTCTAGTACTTCTGCTTGCCGCTTCAATGTCTACTCTTTCATCATTGGTATTGGTATCGGCATCATCTATTTCTATGGACTTAGTTAAAGATACGTTTAAACCGAATATGAAGGATAAAAGCGTAATGACGCTCTTAAGGGTGCTTTGTGCGCTGTTTGTGCTTCTTTCGCTTATAATAGCTATCTTTAAGCCTGCGGCTATAGTAACGCTTATGTCTTACTCGTGGGGCGCTTTATCCGGCTGCTTCTTAGCGCCGTTCTTATTGGGCGTCCGCTGGAAGGGCATGACCAAGGCAGGAGCGTGGGCAGGTTTTCTGACTGGTATCGTAGTCGTTGTGCCTTTGATGATATTAAACGTTATAGGCAACATACTTCCTTCATGGATGAGTGCACCTGCAATCGGTTCCATGGCAATGATACTTTCCTTGATAGTTACGCCTATAGTAAGCAAATTAACTAAAAAATTCGATGAAGAGCATATAGTAGCAGTGTTTGGTGAAACGGGTGCTGCTGAAGAGGCAATATAG
- a CDS encoding methylated DNA-protein cysteine methyltransferase — translation MAKKTFNEKLNFTGDLPKIENLNKKPELVARYKAATMLIAAPIQYNEVMAKVPKNKLITIDKIREHLARKEGADITCPLTAGIFINICANAAVEREDKNFPWWRTLKAKGELNEKYPGGYDNQKLKLIMDGFEIVQKGKKYFVKDFEKYLWDIT, via the coding sequence ATGGCTAAGAAAACCTTTAATGAAAAACTTAATTTTACAGGAGACTTGCCAAAAATAGAAAATCTTAATAAAAAGCCGGAATTAGTTGCACGTTATAAAGCGGCTACTATGTTAATTGCCGCACCGATACAATATAACGAGGTAATGGCAAAAGTACCAAAAAATAAGCTTATTACTATAGATAAAATCCGTGAGCATCTTGCCCGTAAGGAAGGTGCGGATATCACATGCCCTCTTACGGCAGGTATTTTTATAAATATCTGTGCCAATGCCGCAGTTGAAAGAGAAGACAAAAATTTCCCATGGTGGCGCACTCTTAAGGCAAAAGGCGAACTAAATGAAAAATATCCTGGTGGATATGATAATCAAAAGTTAAAGCTTATAATGGATGGGTTTGAAATAGTACAAAAAGGCAAAAAATATTTTGTAAAAGACTTCGAAAAATATTTATGGGATATTACATAA
- a CDS encoding RNA polymerase sigma factor, translated as MGSNSLLHTDEEFAKVYNRNVKRVYQICYLYLKNRHDAQDASQSIFEKYLNLNKYFENEHHEKAWFITVSKNHCKDELRKFWRKKRVDLKEMQVLATNKDSDDLNLAAALLKLPSKYKDVIYLYYIEGYSVKEISNLLNRKESTLRNHLSSGRKLLKIDLGGYYEKEEH; from the coding sequence ATGGGATCAAATTCTTTATTGCATACGGATGAAGAATTTGCAAAGGTATATAACCGTAATGTTAAACGTGTATACCAAATATGCTATCTTTATCTTAAAAACCGCCATGATGCACAGGACGCTTCTCAATCCATATTTGAAAAGTACCTTAATTTAAATAAATATTTTGAAAATGAGCATCATGAAAAAGCCTGGTTTATCACTGTGTCTAAAAATCACTGTAAAGACGAACTTAGAAAATTTTGGAGAAAAAAACGCGTCGATTTAAAAGAAATGCAGGTTCTTGCTACAAACAAAGACAGCGATGATCTTAACTTGGCTGCTGCACTTTTAAAATTGCCTTCAAAATATAAGGATGTGATTTATCTTTACTACATCGAAGGTTATTCTGTTAAAGAAATATCCAATCTGCTTAATCGTAAAGAAAGTACCCTGCGTAACCATCTATCTTCCGGACGCAAACTTTTGAAAATTGATCTTGGAGGTTATTATGAAAAAGAAGAACATTAA